One genomic window of candidate division WOR-3 bacterium includes the following:
- a CDS encoding KH domain-containing protein, with the protein MVENKNETKPINEIIQEVVKEFLSYLGVKAKVDVKEEKNGYYANIKAKPYAGLLIGKRGANLKALQYLVRLVVKKRAGHFVPLILDVSGYRMRRVNFLKKKALAVAKIVLETKKEMALDQLTDKEIAIVSETLSQISGIKFYTIKGTGNKKNVIVAPQ; encoded by the coding sequence ATGGTTGAAAATAAAAACGAAACTAAACCCATAAACGAAATTATCCAGGAAGTAGTAAAAGAATTTCTTTCTTATCTAGGAGTAAAAGCAAAAGTTGATGTGAAAGAAGAAAAAAATGGCTACTATGCGAACATCAAAGCAAAACCATATGCCGGTCTACTCATTGGTAAAAGAGGGGCAAATTTAAAGGCTCTTCAATATTTAGTCAGATTAGTAGTGAAAAAAAGAGCAGGCCATTTTGTACCCCTTATTTTGGATGTAAGTGGTTATCGGATGCGCAGAGTCAATTTTCTTAAAAAGAAAGCCTTAGCCGTTGCGAAAATTGTCTTAGAAACCAAAAAAGAAATGGCTTTAGACCAACTTACCGATAAGGAAATTGCAATTGTGAGCGAAACTTTAAGCCAAATTTCGGGAATAAAATTTTACACTATTAAGGGCACTGGTAACAAAAAGAATGTGATCGTGGCTCCACAATAA